TTGGCCCTGTTGCGCTTGTTGGAAGCCCTGCACCGGGAAATCGAAACGGGGCCATTTAATGAGGCGCTGCCCCAAACCCGCCGGGATTTGTACAACCTATTGCTGGATATGGAGGCCCATGGGGGGTGGCCCTACATCTATCGCCGCAGCCTTGAGAGTCTATTGACCCACCTACGGGAGACCGAGGCCTTGACCGATACCTCGGAATGAAATATTGTCTCCCCAGTACCCCTTTGCGGGAAAATAACGGTACACTGATGCCATAGCCCCGTGCCTCCACGCCGTCGAAGGGAGAGTGGTCATGCTACCGGAACAGCAGCGCAAAATCTTAATGTACTTCATTGAAGAGGCCAAGGAACATTTGCAGACCCTGGAGCAGGGATTAATGAATCTCCAGACCCACTCCCGCAACAGTGAAATGGTCAACGAAATGTTCCGTGCCGCCCATTCCATCAAAGGGGGAGCGGCCATGTTAGGTTACGACAGCATTCGCCGCACGGCCCACCGGCTGGAGGACTGCCTGAAAATTGTCAAGGAGCATCCGGAAACCCAAGTGGACCACGAGGTGGAGGATTTATTTTTACAGGGTTTTGAAACGTTGGAAGAGTTAATTCAACATCTGGAACGGGGGGATTTCTCTGAGGAAATGGGGCAACTAGCCCTGCAAAAAGCTGAACCCATTTTTGGCCTGCTACAACAGCGTCTAACCGGGGTGCCTGTTGAGGGGCAACCCACGGTTCCGGCCAACTTTTCCAAGCAAGTGTTGGCCATCCTGCGGCAGATATTGGAACTGGTTAAACAGGGGGGTGGTCCAGACGGGGCGCAACAGGTTGCGGCACTATGCGGTCGGTTAGGGGCGCTGGCGCCAGCAATTCCCACCTGGCAAACCCTCATCCAAACTGCTCAGAAGGCCGTGACCAACCCCCGTGTACCCTTAACCAAAATTGCCAGTGTAGTCATCAACGAACTCAAACAGGCCAGCGAACTGATTCAACAAGGGAAAAGTCAGCAAGTGGCTCCTAGTGCGTTGCTCTGCCGCCTTGCCGGTGTTGAGGCAGCTCCCCCTGCCGCACCCCAACAGATCACGATTCCCCTGGAACCCCGGGAGGCGGCCAGACTGTTAATTGACCACTTTGACCCGGCGCAACTGAGCATTCTGGCCAAATTGCTGGTCCAAGCCCTACGTCGTCCCGCCTGATGTCGTTCATCTGGGGCCAACGCACCTATCTCATGGGCATTGTCAACGTCACCCCCGACAGTTTCAGTGACGGTGGCGATTACTTTGCGCCGGAATTGGCCATCGCCCACGGGCAGAGACTGGTGGCGGAAGGAGCCGATATTTTGGATATTGGCGGCCAATCCACCCGACCCGGTGCGGAGATCATCCCCCTGGAGGAGGAATTGCGGCGCGTGATCCCCGTCATTACCGCTCTTGCCCAGACCGTTACCGTTCCCCTTTCTGTGGATACCACCCGGGCAGAGGTTGCCGCCCAAGCCCTAGCTGCAGGGGCCACCTGGGTCAACGACGTATCCGGCGGCACCGACGACCCCGACCTTTTAGCGGTAGCCGCCCAGGCAGGCGCAACAGTAGTACTGATGCATCGGCGGGGCACCCCCAAAACCATGCAAAGCCTGACCCACTACGACGACCTGATCGGAGAAATTCGCGATTTTTTAGGACGGCAAGTTGATCAAGCCCGGCAACTGGGCATCCAACAAATTGTGATTGACCCCGGCATTGGTTTTGCCAAGGATGTCAGCCAAAACCTCACCATTTTGCGGGAGCTACACCAATTCAAAACCCTCAATTGCCCCATTTTGGTCGGTCCTTCCCGCAAAAGTTTTATTGGGCATATCCTCAACCAACCCGACCCCAAACAGCGGGTATGGGGAACCGCCGCCGCCTGTTGTGCCGCCATTGCCCACGGGGCCGACATTGTGCGGGTACACGACGTAGCGGCCATGAAACAAGTCACCCAAGTTGCCGATGCCATCTGGCGAGAACGCCTTACTGAAAACTCGCCTGCTTACGCAGTAACTCCTCCAGGGTGAGGTCAAAATCCGCCTGTCCGGCAAATACCGTACCCACTTCCTGGCGGTAAAACGTCACCGACGCCAAATGGTAATGTTCCTCCGTCAGGGGAATATAGCCCACTTGGGGGACGATTTTGGGGGCATTTTTCAGGTAAAAATCCACAAAGTCCTTGAGCACTTGCTTTTCTTGGGCTTTGGCGGCGTTGACATAAATAAACAGGGGGCGCGTTAAGGGACGGTAGCGATAAAGCAACACATTTTCTCGAGTTGGGGCCACCGGTCCTTTGCCGTTGTCAATGGGCACCGCCTTCATCTTGTCCTTATTTTTTTCGTAGTAGGCCAACCCAAAATAACCCAGGGCGTTAGGGTCCCGGACAATGGCCTGAACCAGAATGTTGTCATCTTCGCTGAACACCACATCCTTGCGGATGGCATCCACCTGGCCGACAATGGCTTCGGCGAAATAATCAAACGTACCCGAATCAACCCCTGGGCTAAAGAGATGCAAAGGCCGGTCAGGGAAGGTAGCCCGTACCTGGCTCCAGCGCTTCATTTTCCCCTCCGCCGCCGGCTCCCAAATTGTTCGCAACTCCTGTACCGTTAAGTAATCCACCCAATCATTTTGTCGGTTGACCACCACGGTCAGGGCATCAAAGGCGATAGGCAGTTCGATATACCGCACATTGTTGCGATTACATAAATTCATTTCCGTGCGATTGATAGGACGGGAAGCATTAGCTATATCTATTTTGCCCTCGCAGAACTGGCGAAATCCGCCCGTGGTACCCGAAAATTGGACTGTTAATTCTAAAGATGGTGGTTTGGTTTGCCGAAAGGCCTCGGCCACCGCCTTGCTAATAGGATAAACAGTACTGGAACCATCAATGACAATCCTAGCCGGCTTAGTCGAACCACCCCCATTACACCCCCATATCCACAGGAGTAAGCTCACCAACAAAGCCCCTATCCGGCATCGTCGGCTCCAGCGCCACATCCCCGTTTCCCCCCCCCTAGTGAACCCACGCTTCCATGAATAACCCAGCGTTGATCTCCTGTCAAGCCGGGAGGCAGAAAATTTCCGATTTTTTTAAGTTCAATTTAGGGATCAAGCCTATCTTCTTTCTGATATTCTAGGTAGAGTAGATGGGCAAGTGGGTGGTCCGGGCAGAACATGGATGAGATTTTGGAAAAAATACGGCGGCAATTTGATTACGGACCTTATCCCCGTATTCCTATCGATAAATCCCCCAAGGATGACCTGGATACCCTATTCATACACGACTTCACCACACCCTACTACCTACGCTATCACCAACTACCACCTCAGAATGTCACGATTTTAGATGCCGGTTGCGGTTCGGGTTACAAGGCGTTGGCGCTGGCCCTGGCCAATCCAGAAGCAAGAGTTGTTGGCATTGATTTATCGGAACAGTCGGTGGAACTGGCCCGCAAACGACTGGAATTCCATCAGATTACCAACTGTGAGTTTCACGTTCTCAGGATTGAGGATGTAGGTGAACTGGGGCTCACTTTTGATTACATCAACTGTGATGAGGTATTGACATTAGTGCCGGACCCGGTTCCCATTTTGACAGCCCTGAAAAACGTGCTCAAACCCCAGGGGATTCTGCGGGTGAATGTCCACAACCTCTACCAACGACGCTTCTTTTTTCAGGCCCAGGAGCTTTTTGGGTTGCTGGGATTGATGGAAAACAATCCTGAGGAGTTGGAAGTGCAAACAGCCTATGAAATCCTGGATCAGCTTTCTGACCAAACCTACCTCAAGAAAGCTACCTGGAACCGCCAGATATTGGGAAGTAAATCCATATCTAATGAAAAGTTAAGCGAAAAAGGCACAGAGTTTATTCTTATGAACTACTTACTCCAAGGAGATAAGGGTTATACCATCCCCCAACTCTTCTCTTTTCTGGAGGCAGCGGGGCTGGTGTTTATCGAAATGGTGCGCTGGCCCAAGTGGCGACTGCCATCCCTGTTCAAGGACCCCCAGAATTTACCCACGGCCATATCCCTGGCCATTGATGGTGCTAGTCC
This genomic window from Gloeomargarita sp. SRBZ-1_bins_9 contains:
- a CDS encoding class I SAM-dependent methyltransferase yields the protein MDEILEKIRRQFDYGPYPRIPIDKSPKDDLDTLFIHDFTTPYYLRYHQLPPQNVTILDAGCGSGYKALALALANPEARVVGIDLSEQSVELARKRLEFHQITNCEFHVLRIEDVGELGLTFDYINCDEVLTLVPDPVPILTALKNVLKPQGILRVNVHNLYQRRFFFQAQELFGLLGLMENNPEELEVQTAYEILDQLSDQTYLKKATWNRQILGSKSISNEKLSEKGTEFILMNYLLQGDKGYTIPQLFSFLEAAGLVFIEMVRWPKWRLPSLFKDPQNLPTAISLAIDGASPAEVLHLVNLIHCGERLLDIWCGHPYEQSPEPVPDQALVSLHPQLRHERVKAAWQSNLQNGLPLVISDYLKVPAQGIFQVEEVQVDAIALGALWPLFEGPQPFSRLLQRWLQLYPRDLLTMEPTTEARASTMLRELLLFLQRYLYVLLTPASS
- a CDS encoding Hpt domain-containing protein, whose protein sequence is MLPEQQRKILMYFIEEAKEHLQTLEQGLMNLQTHSRNSEMVNEMFRAAHSIKGGAAMLGYDSIRRTAHRLEDCLKIVKEHPETQVDHEVEDLFLQGFETLEELIQHLERGDFSEEMGQLALQKAEPIFGLLQQRLTGVPVEGQPTVPANFSKQVLAILRQILELVKQGGGPDGAQQVAALCGRLGALAPAIPTWQTLIQTAQKAVTNPRVPLTKIASVVINELKQASELIQQGKSQQVAPSALLCRLAGVEAAPPAAPQQITIPLEPREAARLLIDHFDPAQLSILAKLLVQALRRPA
- a CDS encoding PstS family phosphate ABC transporter substrate-binding protein — protein: MWRWSRRCRIGALLVSLLLWIWGCNGGGSTKPARIVIDGSSTVYPISKAVAEAFRQTKPPSLELTVQFSGTTGGFRQFCEGKIDIANASRPINRTEMNLCNRNNVRYIELPIAFDALTVVVNRQNDWVDYLTVQELRTIWEPAAEGKMKRWSQVRATFPDRPLHLFSPGVDSGTFDYFAEAIVGQVDAIRKDVVFSEDDNILVQAIVRDPNALGYFGLAYYEKNKDKMKAVPIDNGKGPVAPTRENVLLYRYRPLTRPLFIYVNAAKAQEKQVLKDFVDFYLKNAPKIVPQVGYIPLTEEHYHLASVTFYRQEVGTVFAGQADFDLTLEELLRKQASFQ
- the folP gene encoding dihydropteroate synthase, which encodes MSFIWGQRTYLMGIVNVTPDSFSDGGDYFAPELAIAHGQRLVAEGADILDIGGQSTRPGAEIIPLEEELRRVIPVITALAQTVTVPLSVDTTRAEVAAQALAAGATWVNDVSGGTDDPDLLAVAAQAGATVVLMHRRGTPKTMQSLTHYDDLIGEIRDFLGRQVDQARQLGIQQIVIDPGIGFAKDVSQNLTILRELHQFKTLNCPILVGPSRKSFIGHILNQPDPKQRVWGTAAACCAAIAHGADIVRVHDVAAMKQVTQVADAIWRERLTENSPAYAVTPPG